The following nucleotide sequence is from Pseudomonas putida S13.1.2.
CGCGGATAACGCCAGAGGGCGCATCCTCATCCTGGCCGTCGCGAATCTGCGCGCCGGTCACCACTACACCATTGACGATCGCGGGCGGCGCTGTGACGGCGTACCAGCCTGGGACTTTCTTACCCAAACCTTCCCAGAGGTCCACCGAGCCGTTCTGACCGAAGTCCTTGCACGGCTCGCCGGTGTGCAGGTCAACGGCGATCAGTCTCGCGTCCAGCGTGGCCTCCACTACACGGCTGCGACACTGAGCGGTCTCTGGCAACTGGGGAGCTGTATAAACCGCCACCCCGCGGCAGGCTGCCGCATGGGGGATGGCCTGGTCCGGTACGCCCGGATCATGTCGCCAGTTCTCTTTACCGGTGGCGGCGTCGATCGAGATCATGATGTTCTTGGCCGAGCACATCAGCAGATCGTTTCCGACCTTGACCGGTGTGGTTTCCGGCGAGTACCGACTACCCGGATTAGGTAGATCCCGGGTGTGATACACGAACGCGCGTTCCAGGCGCCCCACGTTCTCTGGGGTGATTTGCTTGAGCGGGCTGAAACGTTGGGCGTTGTGGTCACCGCCGTAAAATGGCCAGTCGCTGCCAACCTGGGGCACGTCTTGGGCTTGAGCAAATTGCACCTGAAGGGCGCAAGAAATGGCGAGAGCAAGCGCGCCCCCGCTTTTGACGGAAGTAAACATTACGAACCTCGTTACGCAGCAGTGCGGACAGCGCGGCGTAGCGCCGGCGACAGAATCAGGATCAGCAACAGGATGAGGGTCATGGCCACCAGCCGTGGTACCAGCCCCCACCAATTGAGCCCGACCTCCCAAAGGGCCCATATCACGGTAAGCCCCCAGATCACGCCGAACAGGTATATGGCGCTACGCCGTTGTCGCCACAGCAAGACGGCGGTCACCACACAACCTGCACCTGCCAGGCCGTAGTACCAGCTACCACCCAAGGCCATCAACCACACCCCGCC
It contains:
- a CDS encoding glucose dehydrogenase, producing MNQRSGVSRSNDQAQPVVGGKWRVATIVLALTLGLFGMALFGGGVWLMALGGSWYYGLAGAGCVVTAVLLWRQRRSAIYLFGVIWGLTVIWALWEVGLNWWGLVPRLVAMTLILLLILILSPALRRAVRTAA